The DNA window gtgttcaaTTGCATGCTAAATACGTAAACTAGGACGCGATTACGACTAGCTCTGGCCGGCATTATCCAGGGCAGCTAGCAACGGCCATTATTGATTGATTGCCCGTTTGCAAAGTCGATTAATTGAATTCACATGCATGTAGTACGTAATAACGTCCGTACGAACGTTACACCAAGGAATTAAGCTACGACTTGCACAATTATAATAGGAAATCAAACggagaacatatatatgttattaattaGGATTCTTCTGACTAGCTAGAGGATTACTTTTGCTtggtaataatattaattaattaattaattaagtggaGCCCCTGGCCACAATGCCAGCCAGATCGGATCATGTCCACCATGCATGGATATGATTATGCATGATTGGATGATTGGATTTGGATAGTTAGGTATTCTACAATACTCTATAATgtagtagaatatttttagaGAACAACTACAACACGGTATCCGACggaatacttaaaaataaaacagggTATGTCCGCCGAGCCCGAGTCTGTctcgtgcatgcatggctatGGCTGTGTGTTGTGGCTGGTGCTTGCTAGTTGTACTGTGCTGCTCACATGAATGTGACCTAGAATCTCTCGCATTTACTACtacacgcacgcacgccatGCCTCCGcgcccgccgacgccggcgtccgCCTGCCATCATCCATCGTCACCGCGTGCCACCGCCCGCGTCCTCCGCGTCCGCCAACACTCGCGTCCGTCCGCCATCATctgccgtcgccacctccaccaTCGTCTGCCCACCTCCGCCAACGTCGCGCTCTCACCACAGTGTGTCGCACGCCTCCACCGTCTTCGCGCTCAGAAACGCCTCACGTACTAGTGTGTGCtggtaccagatgataccactgGTGTGATaccagttggtatcatctggtatcatagcGTCGCGCGACAAAGGAAGCTCAAAACGATGCAGGTATCAGGTGGTACCAGGTGGTACCAAGCGGTACCATATGGTTCTAAGTGGtatcatataattttaatatgtatCAACAGGTATCAATAAGTATCGATAGGTATCGCTTGATTCCCATATAAAAACCTAGATGATACCGATTAGTATCAATATATGTTAGATGATACCAAAAGATGCTAGAAGGTATCAATCCACTAGGTTCTAAGTGGTATCACATGGTATTAGAAAGTATCAACATATATCATATGATATCAGAAGGTATCACTAGATATTATCAACatgtatcatatattaataagtGGTATCACATGATACCATTTAGTGTCAACAGATATCATATCTAATGAGTGTAGTGCTAGCTTGTCAATTCATGGTGCGTTGTCGTAGGTGTCTCTCACCGGGCTGCTCGAGGTGAAGGGGATGACGTACACGCACACCGACAAGGTGAAGCAGGACACGCACGACATGCTGGTGTCGGAGAACACCATCGCCGTGTACCACAACCACTACGCCACGTACCACCTGGACCTCGACGTCGATGGCACGAACAACTCCTTCGTCAAGAgcaccgtcaccgccgtccgcGACACCGGTTGTGACATCCCGAGGAGGAGCTACTGGACGGTGCGGCGCGAGGTGGCCAAGAGGGAGGCAGACGGGGAAGTAGACCTCGGCGCCGTCAAAATCTAAACATTTTTTAGCTATAGCACCGTTTAATATGGTCAAATATCACTCCCTATGAACAAATTATCATGAGGGTGTTCTACTGCTAGCCTAGCGGACTGACGTACTAAACTAttcagattaaaaaataaatatagaatttatctttttaagaaattaaaggGTGAAAAGTGATAAAAAATCGGCATCAGTCAGTGAGATCGGTTGCATCGTCAGGGTCAAACTTGTCCCTCGCATGTGCAGCGCCACGTAGTCAAACGATTTAATCACGCTCTAAACATAATTATGCAAAAGAACTTAATTATCCCGTTGGACGAAAATCTCGTCCGCTAGGTTTCCCGATATTTTTAAGAGGGGTCTCTGGATCTCGCTACTATTGGTGTCATGGTCCCAGGCCGGCCCTAAGGCAGGTCAGTCAGGGCGACAGCCCTGGCCCCCAAGACGATAGGGCCCAgcccatatatatacatatgcatgtaaatgtatatatattctataaaTTAATGATTAGAAACATAATTAGATTTAGCCCGATTAACAAATAGTAGTATGGCCCAATCTGATCCAAAGGATTGAAATATCGTCAtgttaaggccttgtttaattcttaaattttttttttcaaaaacattacatcgaatctttagatatctaaatgaagcattaaacatagatgaaccaaaaaactaattgcacagttatggcagaaattgtgagacgaattttttaagactaattagtctatgattagccataaatgctacagtaccaatatgtgctaatgacggcataattagactcaaaaaattcgtctcgtggtttccaggtgagctgtgaaattcgttttttcatttgtatccaaaaaccccttaccgatatccggtcaaacatccgatgtgacatttcTACTAAAAATTgttgccatctaaacacccctaagTGCTAACTAGCTTGTGCGGTTCTGACCGCAAACGTGAAACGTCATTTTGCACTTCTGTCAGCTTCGGACGCGACGACGTAATGATGTTCTTGGTCGCTAAGTCTATAATATATTACATATGTAGAACTATGTTATTTCGTTTATTTGACAACGgttttaaaatgatatatttttaggtgTTTTTTCAGGGAACAAAATTTGAGGACTGAGgtatttatgtttttcaataatataatagatattATCAAATTGGATTCAACGGTATAATGAAAAGATTTTTTTGTCTGAGAGGGCCTTCATCTTTGTTTTGCCCCTAGGCCCCCTAAATGTGAGGTGCAGGGTCCCATGGAACCGGTGGATCAAAAGTAAGGAGCTTTtagtatataaaataaaatcttaaaaaacgTGTCAAACGAAAATCCACATTCTACGATCGGAAAAGAGCAGCTCCAGACTCCAGAGTGAGCGATCGAGATGAGATCAATGGCGTAGTAGGGCCAAGAATGAGGCGAGGTGAGACAACACGTGGAAGTGGAACCAGCCATAGCCATGTGCCCATGTCCATCCATTCATCCGTACTCCTCTCCCGTCCCGCGTGTTCTTGCATTGCATGCGGCGCCCCATCTCCATCGGAATCATCAATCATTCCACGCTTCGCTGCTGCTTGTCTCCACCTACTCCGTTTTCTGTGGCGGTGGGCCCCACTTCTGTGTCAGCCGTTCTGTTTCGGGGGCCCCACTGTCTGTCAGCTCTGAGCTTGTCcatgtcctcctcctcctcttcttcttcaacCTCTCGCCCCTCCATTTACATGCTGTTGCTGCCACTGATTACTTTGCACCCACCCAAACCCAACCCAGCAAAGCCAGCTCTTTTTTGCCCGCCTCTTCCTCGTCCCAGCAGCCGTTTCCGATTGCCGGGGCTCGATCGTTCTTCTCTCTAAATCCGGCCATCAGCACAGGAGAGAGCGCGCGCAGGTCGAGTTTGCTTTGCAGATTTCGGCTTGATTGATTAGTTGCGGTGAGTAGTACCTTCGATCTCTTGCCTCTTCTCCTCTTAGTTTTGTTTCTTACGttccttctctctttctgCAGTCTCTGTGCTGCGGTGTGGTTTGTGTCTCCGTTGGTTGGAGatttctcttccttcttcaAAATTTCTGCCCCCTTTGTTCATGTGAGTTCATCAATGCACACTGCTCCCCGATCTTGTTCATTGCCTGCAAGCTGGGGTGGTTCTTTGTGCCTGCAATCCTCTGCTTCCAGTGTTAGTTGGATTCCGGATGACTACATGAGGATACCGGTTCCTTCTCGAACCTTCTTGCTTGTTTTTTGTGCGGATTCTTTTTTGCTTCTCCTTGATCCGTGCATAAAAAAGTTCCTGGCTTGGGGAATTCCAGCCATTTCATGTGCTTCAATTTGTGCTGTTTCAGCAACAAATGTTCTTGATTTGTACTTTTTCTGGAGTATGCTCTGCCCTCTTAACCTTTCATGAATATCCACTGGCTTCTTTGCAGCATACTCGTGTCTCATTAACAATACTATGCTGTCCAGATCCAAACGATGCGCTGCTTCGTTTCTTTAACTTCAAATTGATTGGTCATGTTTCTAGGAGAATAAAGTATTGGATTTCACATGATCTTCTCTACttaccaattaattaaatcgaccagttcaaaatttttatgacATCTTACTATCTTAGgggtaattttataaaatcttGGAAAACTGTCTGTTCAACAACTTTGCATGTGTGTCTGTAGCAGAAGATACTAGGGGAAGAAATATTTGACTAATGCAGATCAAAGTCAATAGTGCATATATGATTTGGGGAAGAAATATGTGGGAAATACAGTATACATGCCATTGTGCTCCTGTACTAGACAAGTTTGTTGATaggtttcagattttttttagccaATGAATAGGCTCCAGATAAAGTTTGATCACACAATAACACAGAAACCAAACATCTTTATCATGCACCATCTTTTTCCATGTATGGACTGTAATTCAGCAAAATTTTCCACAGGATAGTGAAAGAAGCACTTACAGGGCCGTGGAGGCTCTCTGAAATTCCAAAGGGGCACAAGGCAGGGGATGAGTACAACCAAAGTGAAGAGACGTGTGGGCAAGTATGAGCTAGGCAGAACCATTGGAGAGGGCACATTCGCGAAGGTCAAATTTGCAAGGGATACTGAGACCGGTGATCCGGTAGCCATTAAGATCCTAGACAAGGAGAAGGTTCTCAAGCATAAGATGGTCGAGCAGGTCACTGTCAAATACTACCAGCTAACGATCAAGTTCTGAATCTGAATTATTGTAGCTGCTTTAATGTTTGGTGATATTTCACATCTAATATATTATGGTCCCGTCCTTCCGATTCTTCTGCCTCTTAATATTCGCACGACAAAAAACTTGGCGGTTTGTTCAGGGTATAGGAGCTGTTGATGGAAGTAACACCTTTTGTTGGTGAGTAACTCTGTTTCTGCATGCAGATTAAGAGGGAAATTTCGACGATGAAGTTGATTAAGCACCCAAATGTTGTCCGCATATATGAGGTAACTAAAATTTACCATcctttttgtgtttttatcccagataatcttatatttgaaaagagctaattatagtttatttaaacCTTTCTAGGGTCCATGCCAGAACCTTAAAGCATCTATATTCAATCATATTACGAAAATCATGATTTTGTTGCCAGAAATTTAGATGcaattaggtggtgtttagttgccaaaattttggtaaaaacatcacatcgaacgtttgaccggatgtcggaaggggttttcggacacgaatgaaaaaacgcatttcacggctagcctagaaaccgcgagacgaatcttttgagcctaattaatccgtcattagcacattttggttactgtagcatttatggctaatcacgaactaattaggctcaaaagattcgtctcaagatttattccataactgtgcaattagttttttggttcatctatgtttaatgctttatttaggtatccaaaaatttgatgtgatgtttttggaaaaaaaattgggaagtAAACAAAGCCTTAGTCAGCATAcatgttatgtttttattatggGACACTGCTAATTGTCAAATCGATGTTCATTTCAGGTGATGGGAAGCAAGACTAAGATCTACATTGTTTTAGAATATGTTACCGGTGGCGAGCTCTTTGATACAATTGTAAGTGACATACTACATTGTCCATTTCCAATTTAAAAGGTTCTCTTCTTTCCAGCACACATAGACAATACCTTTTTAAATCTTGACTTACAGTTATTTTTATTCCTTGTTTAATTAAGGTTAACCATGGCCGCATGAGGGAAGATGAGGCAAGAAGGTACTtccaacaattaattaatgctgTTGATTATTGTCATAGCAGGGGCGTGTACCACAGGGACTTAAAAGTGAGTTCATCTCCCTTTTTCTCTGCTACCTCTTTTGTCAATATGAAATACATTTCATAATCAAAATTTCCTTCCAAAAGAGAAAACCTAAGTCTGAACTACAATACTTGCAGCCAGAAAATTTACtgctagattcatatggtAATCTGAAGGTCTCTGATTTTGGGCTGAGTGCACTATCTCAGCAAATTAAGGTAAGAATTTGTTATTTCCTACTCTCTAAGTATGTACCAACcatctcaaaaacatcacaattcAGCAATTATCAGATAATTATTGTACGGTTCTTCaattaatatttctttttcttcgtgGTATATTCTTCAGGACGATGGTTTGCTGCACACGACCTGCGGGACTCCAAACTATGTTGCACCAGAGGTAATGTCAGAAATAGaagttttagaaatataaccTACCGTTTGTTTATTtggaattatatttatatttcagaaATAACTTTTACAATTCAACCTCCTTTATGATAGGTCCTTGAAGATCAAGGATATGATGGAGCAATGGCAGATTTGTGGTCGTGTGGAGTTATCCTGTTTGTTCTGCTAGCAGGGTATTTGCCTTTTGAGGACTCTAATCTTATGGCGTTGTATAAGAAAGTGAGAAGTGTACCACTTTTAGATCATCGCTGATGCATTACTTGTTCATGCTTATTTGATTCTTCTCTGCACTTTCTGGCAGATATCAAATGCAGAGTTTACGTTTCCACCTTGGACATCTTTTCCTGCCAAGAGGTTGTTAACAAGAATCCTTGATCCAAATCCAATGACGGTATGCTAGAACACAAGAGCTGAATAGACTaacataatattaaaattgacAAATGTCCTTAAGATAGTTAGGTCCAATGCATCAATGAACCTAGTGTATCCTCTTAACAACATAGTATCTCATAATGCCCATAGATTCATCAACTGATGATACTCAGTTCTACAGGGGCTACCACCCCTTTTAGAAGGCTCCTTGATGTTTAATAATTATCACTCAAACAGATAGTAAAACTAATACCATAGTTCTCCATGACACAACATTGGATGGTGTCTTAAGCTAATGTCTTAAGCTACTATGGCAGAGAATAACAATTCCAGAAATATTAGAGGAT is part of the Oryza brachyantha chromosome 11, ObraRS2, whole genome shotgun sequence genome and encodes:
- the LOC102711381 gene encoding CBL-interacting protein kinase 32, with the protein product MSTTKVKRRVGKYELGRTIGEGTFAKVKFARDTETGDPVAIKILDKEKVLKHKMVEQIKREISTMKLIKHPNVVRIYEVMGSKTKIYIVLEYVTGGELFDTIVNHGRMREDEARRYFQQLINAVDYCHSRGVYHRDLKPENLLLDSYGNLKVSDFGLSALSQQIKDDGLLHTTCGTPNYVAPEVLEDQGYDGAMADLWSCGVILFVLLAGYLPFEDSNLMALYKKISNAEFTFPPWTSFPAKRLLTRILDPNPMTRITIPEILEDEWFKRGYKRPEFDEKYDTTLDDVDAVFNDSEEHHVTEKKEPEALNAFELISMSAGLNLGNLFDSEQEFKRETRFTSKCPPKEIVRKIEEAAKPLGFDVQKKNYKLRLEKVKAGRKGNLNVATEILQVAPSLHMVEVRKAKGDTLEFHKFYKNLSNTLKDVVWKSDDLQSQPA